The following are from one region of the Falco biarmicus isolate bFalBia1 chromosome 1, bFalBia1.pri, whole genome shotgun sequence genome:
- the KLF3 gene encoding Krueppel-like factor 3: protein MLMFDPVPIKQEAMEPVSVSYPSNYMDQMKPNKYSVIYSTPSMLHNKFYSNPEGLSNGIQMEPVDLTVNKRSSPSSTGSSPSPLKFQTVHRRTSPGLTLSSPSSPLSKFTPSPPGVQPISMPITIPPVMAAALSRHGLRSPGILPVIQPVVVQPVPFMYAPHLQQPIMVSTVLADEMETPSSMQVPVIESYEKPTLKKTIKTEPGSEPSKTDFYPEQMSPPMMTSLSPQQVMLQENHPSVIVQPGKRPLPVESPDTQRKRRIHRCDYEGCNKVYTKSSHLKAHRRTHTGEKPYKCTWEGCTWKFARSDELTRHFRKHTGIKPFQCPDCDRSFSRSDHLALHRKRHMLV, encoded by the exons ATGCTGATGTTTGACCCAGTCCCTATCAAGCAAGAAGCCATGGAGCCTGTTTCAGTG TCATACCCGTCCAATTACATGGACCAAATGAAGCCAAACAAATACAGCGTCATTTATTCTACACCAAGTATGTTGCACAATAAATTCTACTCAAACCCTGAAGGACTATCAAATGGAATCCAGATGGAGCCAGTAGACCTTACAGTGAACAAACGGAGCTCACCATCTTCAACTGGAAGTTCTCCTTCCCCCCTAAAGTTTCAGACTGTGCACAGGAGAACTTCACCTGGATTGACTCTGTCCTCACCCAGCTCACCTCTCAGTAAATTCACACCGTCACCCCCAGGAGTACAGCCTATTTCCATGCCAATAACAATCCCACCTGTAATGGCCGCTGCTCTTTCACGCCACGGACTAAGAAGCCCTGGAATACTCCCAGTTATACAGCCGGTTGTGGTCCAGCCAGTTCCTTTTATGTATGCGCCCCATCTTCAGCAGCCCATCATGGTGTCTACAGTTCTTGCAGATGAGATGGAAACTCCAAGTAGCATGCAAG TGCCTGTTATTGAGTCTTACGAGAAGCCTACATTGAAGAAAACAATCAAAACAGAGCCAGGAAGTGAACCAtcaaagactgacttctatCCTGAACAAATGTCACCTCCAATGATGACCTCATTGTCTCCCCAGCAAGTAATGTTGCAAGA GAATCACCCTTCAGTTATAGTTCAGCCAGGAAAGAGGCCTTTACCTGTGGAATCTCCAGACACTCAAAGAAAACGCAGAATACATCGATGTGATTACGAAGGCTGCAACAAAGTCTACACTAAAAGCTCCCATCTGAAAGCTCACAGAAGAACCCATACAG gtgAAAAACCGTACAAATGCACTTGGGAGGGATGCACGTGGAAGTTTGCTCGTTCTGATGAACTAACGCGGCATTTCCGCAAGCATACGGGAATCAAACCTTTTCAGTGCCCAGACTGTGACCGTAGCTTTTCACGTTCGGACCATCTTGCTCTTCACAGAAAACGCCACATGCTAGTCTGA